The following is a genomic window from Candidatus Methylacidiphilales bacterium.
GAATCCATCTTCCAGATGGAGGGACGAGCGCCGTCTCGTCCCATTATTTTGAGACCCGATGCAACCCGCGTTGGCACAGATTATATGTTCCAACCCCCCAAAATGAATTTTGGCGGTTTCCCTCTGCGTTCTCCGCCTCTGCGGTAAACGTTCCAGATCAGAGGGTCTGGAGGAAGCGGACGAGCTGTTCGCGGTTGGGGCTGGTGGCGTGGCGCACGTAGAAGCCGGAATTAGCGACAGCAAGTTGCAGTGAATGCCCGAGGCTCAGTCCGAGCAAGCGCCCGATGACAAAGCCGGCATTGAAATGGTCGCCCGCCCCGGTGCTGATTTTCGGTTTGGCGGTGAAAGGCCCATTAACGAACACCTCTCCGTCCGCATCCGCGCCGCAGGCGTATTGCACCGGATGGATCACCACGGTGTGCAGGCCGAGTTTCTCGCGGATGGCGCCGGCCATGGAGGCATAGCCTTTCGGATTGGCGGCGAATTTTTTGAGGCGGAGCACCTTTCCAACATGGTTGGCTTCGCTTTCATTGAGGCCGAGAATGACGTCATGGAGCTGCTGGAATTCGCCGATGATTTTCAGGGCGGCGGCCAGGTCGGCGTCGATGCGCTTGGCCGGGTCGGCCAGATCGAAGAACAGGAGTTTGCGTTTTTCGTCCTTGCCGGGTTTGAATTCGCTCAGGATTTTTTTCCAGATGGCGGACATGTGGGGAAGCATGGTCCAGTTGACCATGGCCACGAAATTGGCCTGCTGCCAGAGCTTGGCGAAATTTTTGTCTCCGATGCGTTTTTTGATGGTTTCCCAACTGACTTCGCTGACGGAGGAGTGCTGGCCCAGCATGAGTTTGCCGTCGGAAAATTCGAGGGCGGAAGTGAGGGCCGGGTCGGCGATGCCGTGGACCTTGGCGCGCTTGGCGAACTCGTTGAAGACGGGGTGGAGCTTGGGATAGCCGACCATGCCGAGATATTCAACAGGCGCGCCCAGGGTGCTGAGTGCGAAAGCCATGATTGGGCCGTTGCCGCCGATTTTTTCCACGGTGGGAACCACTTCGAAGTTGGCGCTTTTGCCGGAGGCCTCGTGGATTTTTTTGGAGAAATCCTTCAGTGTGCGGTAGGGATTGTATTTGGTGACGCTTTGGCGTTGTTCCACCACCTCGAGAATGGTATCGACAAAGCCGTCAAAACCGACCAAACCATTGTATTTAAGGAGCTGGGCTCTGGAGCCAATAAGCCGTTCCGCTGTCTGCCTTGCTAAACGAGAATCCGTCATAAGCGCTCCATAATAGCTGTTTTTTTGCTTCTGACAATACAAATACATTAGGATTCGCGCGGCGCGAATCCTAATGTACTTCGTGAGAGAACCTGTTATTGGTTGCTTGTTTGAATCAAATGGGACTGGTCCCTCCATCTATTTATCAGCCGCGAATCCTAACTGAGTTTCCAATCCACCGGCACTTCCTGCTTGAGCTTGGTGCGGTTGCTCTCGAAATAAATTTTGCCGGTTCCCGCGCCGAATTCATGCACCAGCCGCGTCGCCTTCACATCGTAACAGCAATACTCCGCGATTTCCCTCAGTTTTCCTTCCTTCCACCACTTGATGGCCTGCATGCCCTCGGCGGTCTTGTTGATGCCGAGGGAAGCTTCCGCCACGGCATCCAGCCCGATGCGATGGCCGATTTTTTCCTCGATGCTGACCATCAAGTCCAGGGTTGGCACCTGCGAGAAATCAAAGCAGGTGTAAGGTTCAAGCACGGTATAGTCAAAGCGGAGAATGTTAAAACCCACGACATGATCGGCCCGCTGCAGTTCCTGAACCAGTTCGCCGGCGCGGCTTTCGTTGTAGATTTCATATCCGCCGCGGGCGGTGCTGTAGGTCACGGCGATGGCCAGGCGCATGTCCCGGATATGGCTCCAGCCGCCGACTTCCTGGGCGCTTTTTTGGGTTTCCAGGTCGAAATAGACGATGTTCTTAGCCATAAACGTGAAATTACCTTTGGTTCACACGAAGGCACGAAGGAGGAACAAAACATGCATTCACCGCAGAGGCGCAGAGAACGCTGAGGGTGAATGGAATTTTGACGATGAAACGTACATAAAAATGAAAAGTAAGAATGAGTGGATGGAGGAGCTTCATTGAGGGTTGAGCTTGTCCCAATCCAAATAAATGGGACGACATAGAGGTCATCCCTCCAGTTGCTTCACACTGAGTTCTCTGCGCCTCTGCGGTGAATTTCATTGCTTGGTTTAATTCGGTTTCTGTTTCAAGTTCAGCGCCGGTGCCAGGTTCCGTCCTCTTCCTGGACCCATTCTCCGGGGAATGAGGCGCTGCGTGTGTTGGCGGCAAATTCCTTGATATAAACATCCAAAGGCTTTTTCAGTTCATTTGACTTTTCCTTGAATTCCGACTGCCGGTCTGTGTTTTCCTCCTGCACGACCCGCTGCACATAGGCGGCGTATTCCGCATCGGCTGGTTTTTCGCGGATGACAAGCTGGCCGACATTGGATTCCCCAATGATGCGGCCATTTTTAAGGGCTTGTACTTCTCCGCGCCGGTTGAAACGGCGCTCCTTGGGACTGAGGCTTGTGGAGTTCGCAGGATTGGAATCCTTTTGGTCCTTGTCGCCGTGGGTGTAAATATCCGCCCGCATGTTGACATCGATCTTGACCGGGTCGGTCGTGGTGAGACGGACGGCGGGGGTGCAGGCAACTGGAATTAAAACGGCAATCGAGAATCCAGTATAAAGCAAGGGGCGAAGGGCGGTCGTTTTCATAATTTAGAATCCAAGTCCGGGTTTGTTGCGTTTGTCATGCCATCGAATATCGAAATTTCGGCCTCCCTGCAAGCCATCCAGCGAAAGTTTCAGGAAACTTTCCGGAGGCGCATAGGTGAAGTCACAGCGGCCCCGCGTGTAATCATAGTTGCGGAACGCATTGAGGGAGATTTCCAGCAGGTCGCGTTTGGTAACCCACCAGTCGGCCGGAATTTTTTTGATCAGGTCATCGGTGGCGGTCATCGTCATTTTCCCCGGCGCATCGAAAGTGATATAGCCGCCCAGACCTTCCACATCGTGGCTCCTGCCGTGGGTGACAAAGCGGGCATTGACTTTGCCTTGCATGACAAAGTTTTCCGGGCTTAACAATCTTGTGATGGTACCCAGTTCCATGTCGGTTGTGGAGCCCCAGCCGAGCCAGGAAAAGCCGTCCAGTTGAATCTGAAAGCCGCCGGTGAAATAGCCCTGTTCGGCGGCGCCCTTTATCTCCGCGAAGATGCCCCGGCGGTCGAAGGTCATCGACACCCCCAGTTTCCCGGACTTGATTCCCTTCCATTCAGCGGAATCGATGGTGATGGCGGGGACAAGATTGTGGACGTTGGGATTGTCCGGAGGGAGCTTGACGTACAGCCGGCCCTGCATGTTGTGAATGCGCAGGCCGATCTCGGGATAGTTCAGGTTGGACTGGGGGATTTCAAAGCCGATTTGCTCAAACGGCAGCGAGGAAAAATCGTCGAGGACCAATCCCTTGCTTTTGGCCTGAAAAATAAACGGGAGCATGAACCCGGGCCTGCCGAATGAAACCAGAATCAGCCGCCCGCCGAGCAGTTCAAAATTTGACACGGTCCACGGCAGGGTCGGCTTTGCGGCGGCTTTGTTATTTTTTTCAGAGAGTTCATCCGCGAAATAAAACAGGTCGTTGCCCACATAGACCTCCGGACTGTCGAACACGAGGCTGTCGAGATGCTGCTGCTGGATGCCGTACCAAGTGAATTTGAGGGTGATTTTTTTGAATTTTAAAACCGGCGTCAGTGGATCGTAGGGGGAATTGATGACCAGGTTTTCCAGATCCACCGTCTGGAGTTGCCTTGCCAGGGCGTCGGATTTTGTACCGCCCAGATGCAGGTTGTAAAAAACAAGGGGATCCACTGCGCCGACTGAAACCGGCACCGGAGGCAGTCCGGGGCCGAGGTTGTCCAGCATCAGGGTTCCGTCGCGAACGATCAATTGCCCGAGGGTGATGGAAAACAGGCCCAAGCCCCCGGCGTTTTTTTGTTTTGAGGCCCGTTTTTGTCCTGCGGCCTGGAGGCCGCGCAGCCAAATATGCGCGCCCTGGACATTCAGGCTGTCCACTCGTCTGAGCAAAAGGCCCGGATAGCTCCAGTGAACTTCCACAAAATCCACCCGCGCAAAATCGCCCACCTTCAGCCCACGGATCTGCAGGGTGCCCGTGTCGGTGAAGCGCGCGGATCTGGCCTTTACGGTTTCTCCCAGCAAATTACCAATCCGGCCCAGGACCTGCCGTGCTTCCAATCGGTGCAGATTATGAAGGAATAAAAATCCGGCGGCCAGCAGGACGGCCAATGCGCAGGCGATGGGATGCCGGGCACGCACCAAAAGGCGTTTCAACCTGGAGGCCTGCAATTTAAGGGCGGATTGCCAGTTATTGGTGGGCATGTGGAGTGTCCTGTGTGTACGATGAACCACGAAATGCGCGAATGAAAGTCTGAACCACGGACTCCGACATGCGCCGCGAGCAGGTGGACACGGATAGACGCTGATAAAAAGGCAGGTTCTCACACGAAGCCACGAAGGGTACAAAAGGAAATATTTTAACAAAGAGAACGCGGAGTCAGAAGAGGAGTTTGAAAGCCTCCAATAAGCTTTGTGATCTTTTTGTGAAAACCTGCTTTTAAATGGGACGAGACGGCGCTCGTTCCATCTTTTGGAATGCGAGTTTCCGAATATCTGTGTGAATCTGCGTCCATCTGCGGTTCAAAATGTGTTTTATCGTTTTGTACCTTGGCGGCCCGCGTGGCCACCTTCCCGGGCGAGGCATGATTTCCAAAAATAAGTTGGAAAGTATGCGGCATTCTGCGCATTCTCTGCGGCTGTTGTGGCGGATGAGGATTTGGAATAAACCAGCAATGTTCTATGCAGTTCGTATCTAGGTATAGCAGGGATAGGCGCTTTTTTGCCTTTTTGTTATTGTTCATTTGCCTTGCGGGATTTGCTTCCTGCAACCGCAAGCAGGAACAGCCGTCCCAGCCGCCGGCCGGTCCGGAACAGTCAACTCCACCGCAGGCGCCGCCGCCGGGTAAATTGCCGCCACTCCGCATTTACTATGAAAAGGATCCCGTTCCCCAGGCATTTTTGGATGCATGGCCGGAGCATGCCAAGTTTGAGATGATTCAAAGCCGCCTGCAATTCAATGCGGAGGGCAAATGGCCCGCAGACGGGGACTTGATGGTCATTTCTCCGCGTTTGTTTGCCTCTCTGAGCGCACAAGTGCCGATGCTTGAGCTGTCGGACCGTACTTCACTGGATGGTGTAAATCCCGCTTTTACGGAACATGGATTTGATCCGCAAAACCGGTTCACGCGGCCCTGGAGATGGACGCCTTATGTTTTTTATGCGCATCGCAACGAGCAGGGCAAACCGGCGATGTTTGAATTTCGGGAATGGAATTGGAGTACGGATGAACACTCGCTTTGG
Proteins encoded in this region:
- a CDS encoding PfkB family carbohydrate kinase encodes the protein MTDSRLARQTAERLIGSRAQLLKYNGLVGFDGFVDTILEVVEQRQSVTKYNPYRTLKDFSKKIHEASGKSANFEVVPTVEKIGGNGPIMAFALSTLGAPVEYLGMVGYPKLHPVFNEFAKRAKVHGIADPALTSALEFSDGKLMLGQHSSVSEVSWETIKKRIGDKNFAKLWQQANFVAMVNWTMLPHMSAIWKKILSEFKPGKDEKRKLLFFDLADPAKRIDADLAAALKIIGEFQQLHDVILGLNESEANHVGKVLRLKKFAANPKGYASMAGAIREKLGLHTVVIHPVQYACGADADGEVFVNGPFTAKPKISTGAGDHFNAGFVIGRLLGLSLGHSLQLAVANSGFYVRHATSPNREQLVRFLQTL
- a CDS encoding ribonuclease H-like domain-containing protein produces the protein MAKNIVYFDLETQKSAQEVGGWSHIRDMRLAIAVTYSTARGGYEIYNESRAGELVQELQRADHVVGFNILRFDYTVLEPYTCFDFSQVPTLDLMVSIEEKIGHRIGLDAVAEASLGINKTAEGMQAIKWWKEGKLREIAEYCCYDVKATRLVHEFGAGTGKIYFESNRTKLKQEVPVDWKLS
- a CDS encoding DUF1318 domain-containing protein, yielding MKTTALRPLLYTGFSIAVLIPVACTPAVRLTTTDPVKIDVNMRADIYTHGDKDQKDSNPANSTSLSPKERRFNRRGEVQALKNGRIIGESNVGQLVIREKPADAEYAAYVQRVVQEENTDRQSEFKEKSNELKKPLDVYIKEFAANTRSASFPGEWVQEEDGTWHRR